Proteins from one Salmonella bongori NCTC 12419 genomic window:
- a CDS encoding SDR family oxidoreductase translates to MSQLQDPTTQYYTGEYPKQKQPAPGVQAKMTPVPDCGEKSYVGSGRLKDRKALVTGGDSGIGRAAAIAYAREGADVAINYLPAEEEDAQQVKALIEACGRKAILLPGDLSDESFARSLVHKAREALGGLDILALVAGKQTAIPEIKDLTSEQFQQTFAVNVFALFWLTQEAIPLLPKGASIITTSSIQAYQPSPHLLDYAATKAAILNYSRGLAKQVAEKGIRVNIVAPGPIWTALQISGGQTQDKIPQFGQQTPMKRAGQPAELAPVYVYLASQESSYVTAEVHGVCGGEHLG, encoded by the coding sequence ATGTCTCAACTACAAGACCCTACCACGCAGTATTACACCGGTGAGTATCCTAAGCAGAAACAGCCGGCGCCCGGCGTCCAGGCGAAAATGACGCCTGTGCCTGACTGTGGCGAAAAAAGTTATGTTGGAAGTGGTCGCCTTAAAGATCGTAAGGCGCTGGTGACAGGGGGCGACTCAGGTATTGGGCGCGCTGCCGCCATCGCTTACGCGCGTGAAGGCGCGGACGTCGCGATCAACTACCTGCCAGCGGAAGAAGAAGATGCACAGCAGGTTAAAGCGCTGATTGAGGCATGTGGCCGTAAAGCAATATTACTGCCAGGCGATCTCAGCGACGAGTCTTTCGCCCGCTCTCTGGTACACAAAGCACGTGAGGCGTTGGGTGGACTGGACATTCTGGCGTTGGTGGCCGGTAAACAAACGGCCATTCCGGAGATAAAAGATCTCACCAGCGAGCAGTTCCAGCAAACGTTCGCCGTGAACGTTTTTGCCCTGTTCTGGTTAACCCAGGAAGCGATTCCGTTGCTGCCGAAAGGCGCCAGCATTATCACGACCTCGTCTATCCAGGCATATCAGCCAAGCCCACATCTTCTGGACTATGCGGCAACCAAAGCGGCAATCCTCAATTACAGTCGTGGTCTGGCGAAACAGGTGGCGGAAAAAGGAATTCGCGTGAATATTGTCGCCCCTGGCCCTATCTGGACAGCGTTGCAAATTTCCGGCGGTCAGACCCAGGATAAAATTCCCCAGTTTGGTCAACAGACGCCAATGAAGCGGGCCGGCCAGCCGGCGGAGCTGGCACCAGTATATGTCTATCTGGCAAGTCAGGAATCAAGCTATGTTACTGCAGAAGTCCACGGCGTCTGCGGCGGAGAACACTTAGGCTAA
- the exbD gene encoding TonB system transport protein ExbD, protein MAMRLNENLDDNGEMHEINVTPFIDVMLVLLIIFMVAAPLATVDVKVNLPASTSTPQPRPEKPVYLSVKADNTLFIGNEPVTDDTMIAELTALTEGKKDTTIFFRADKTVDYATLMKVMDMLHQAGYLKIGLVGEETAKAK, encoded by the coding sequence ATGGCAATGCGTCTTAACGAGAATCTGGATGACAACGGTGAAATGCATGAAATCAACGTGACGCCGTTTATCGATGTCATGTTGGTTTTGCTGATCATCTTTATGGTGGCCGCACCGTTGGCGACGGTGGACGTCAAGGTGAATCTGCCCGCGTCTACCAGTACGCCGCAACCGCGTCCGGAAAAACCGGTTTATCTGTCAGTTAAGGCGGATAACACCCTGTTTATTGGCAACGAACCGGTAACCGATGACACGATGATTGCCGAGCTAACGGCGCTGACGGAAGGAAAAAAAGATACTACGATTTTCTTCCGCGCGGATAAAACGGTAGATTATGCAACCCTGATGAAAGTCATGGATATGCTGCATCAGGCCGGCTATCTCAAAATTGGCCTGGTCGGTGAAGAGACCGCGAAAGCGAAATGA
- the exbB gene encoding tol-pal system-associated acyl-CoA thioesterase, translating to MGNNLMQTDLSVWGMYQHADIVVKCVMIGLILASVVTWAIFFSKSVEFFSQKRRLKREQQQLADARSLDQASDIAAGFSAKSLSAQLINEAQNELELSQGCEDNEGIKERTGFRLERRVAAVGRYMGRGNGYLATIGAISPFVGLFGTVWGIMNSFIGIAQTQTTNLAVVAPGIAEALLATAIGLVAAIPAVVIYNIFARQIGSYKATLGDVAAQVLLLQSRDLDLNASASAQSVRAAQKLRVG from the coding sequence GTGGGTAATAATTTGATGCAGACGGATCTTTCCGTCTGGGGTATGTATCAGCACGCCGACATTGTCGTGAAGTGCGTGATGATTGGTCTGATTCTGGCGTCGGTCGTCACCTGGGCTATCTTCTTCAGTAAAAGCGTGGAGTTCTTCTCCCAAAAGCGTCGATTAAAGCGTGAGCAACAGCAATTGGCCGACGCGCGTTCCTTAGATCAGGCTTCCGACATTGCGGCAGGTTTCAGCGCTAAAAGCCTGAGCGCGCAGCTCATTAATGAAGCGCAGAATGAACTGGAACTCTCTCAGGGCTGCGAAGACAACGAAGGAATTAAAGAACGCACCGGCTTCCGGCTGGAACGTCGTGTTGCGGCGGTTGGCCGATATATGGGACGAGGTAACGGTTATCTGGCGACGATCGGCGCTATCTCCCCGTTCGTTGGCCTGTTTGGTACTGTATGGGGCATTATGAATAGCTTTATCGGTATTGCGCAAACGCAGACCACTAACCTGGCGGTAGTCGCTCCGGGGATAGCGGAAGCGCTGCTGGCGACGGCAATTGGCCTGGTTGCTGCGATCCCGGCGGTGGTCATTTACAACATTTTCGCACGTCAGATCGGCAGCTACAAAGCGACGCTGGGCGACGTGGCGGCGCAGGTATTGCTGCTGCAAAGCCGTGATCTCGATCTGAATGCAAGCGCCAGTGCGCAGTCGGTGCGCGCCGCGCAGAAATTACGGGTAGGGTAA
- the metC gene encoding cystathionine beta-lyase yields the protein MTDKQLDTKLVNAGRSKKYTLGSVNSVIQRASSLVFDTVEAKKHATRNRANGELFYGRRGTLTHFSLQEAMCELEGGAGCALFPCGAAAVANTILAFVEQGDHVLMTNTAYEPSQDFCSKILGKLGVTTSWFDPLIGADIIDHIQPNTKVVFLESPGSITMEVHDIPTIVSAVRHVAPDAVIMIDNTWAAGVLFNALEFGIDISIQAGTKYLVGHSDAMVGTAVSNARCWEQLRENAYLMGQMLDADTAYMTSRGLRTLGVRLRQHHESSLKIAAWLADHPQVTRVNHPALPGSKGHAYWKRDFTGSSGLFSFVLNKKLTDAELSAYLDNFSLFSMAYSWGGYESLILASQPEQIAAIRPAGGVDFSGTLIRVHIGLENVDDLMADLAAGFARIV from the coding sequence ATGACGGATAAACAGCTGGATACAAAACTGGTAAACGCAGGACGCAGCAAAAAATACACGCTTGGCTCAGTGAATAGTGTGATTCAGCGCGCTTCTTCGCTGGTATTTGACACCGTCGAAGCCAAAAAGCACGCCACCCGCAATCGCGCCAACGGCGAATTATTTTATGGACGCCGGGGAACGCTAACGCATTTTTCGCTCCAGGAAGCCATGTGCGAACTGGAAGGCGGCGCCGGATGCGCGCTTTTCCCCTGCGGTGCAGCGGCGGTTGCCAACACCATCCTGGCGTTTGTTGAGCAGGGCGACCATGTCCTGATGACTAACACGGCCTATGAACCCAGCCAGGATTTCTGTAGTAAAATTCTCGGCAAGCTTGGCGTCACCACCAGTTGGTTTGACCCACTCATCGGCGCCGATATCATTGATCATATTCAGCCGAACACGAAAGTCGTATTTCTGGAATCTCCCGGCTCTATTACCATGGAAGTACATGATATTCCGACCATTGTCAGTGCGGTCAGACACGTCGCGCCAGACGCCGTCATCATGATTGATAATACCTGGGCGGCCGGCGTTCTGTTTAACGCGCTGGAATTCGGTATTGATATCTCTATCCAGGCAGGTACGAAGTATCTGGTTGGCCATTCTGACGCTATGGTCGGTACCGCTGTTTCGAATGCGCGTTGCTGGGAACAACTGCGGGAAAACGCCTATCTGATGGGGCAAATGCTTGATGCCGACACGGCCTATATGACCAGTCGCGGTCTGCGCACGCTCGGCGTCCGGCTACGCCAGCACCATGAAAGCAGCCTGAAAATCGCCGCATGGCTGGCAGACCATCCGCAGGTGACGCGTGTGAATCATCCTGCGCTACCGGGCAGTAAAGGCCATGCGTACTGGAAACGGGACTTTACAGGCAGCAGCGGCCTGTTCTCTTTTGTGCTCAATAAAAAGCTGACCGACGCGGAATTATCGGCTTATCTGGATAACTTTTCGCTGTTCAGTATGGCCTATTCCTGGGGAGGCTACGAATCGCTGATCCTCGCCAGTCAACCGGAACAGATCGCCGCGATTCGCCCTGCAGGCGGCGTAGATTTTAGCGGTACGCTGATCCGGGTGCATATTGGTTTAGAGAATGTTGATGATTTAATGGCTGATTTAGCCGCCGGATTCGCCAGAATTGTGTAA
- the yghB gene encoding DedA family general envelope maintenance protein YghB — protein MAVIQDIIAALWQHDFAALANPHVVSVVYFVMFATLFLENGLLPASFLPGDSLLLLAGALIAQDVMHFLPTIAILTAAASLGCWLSYIQGRWLGNTRTVKSWLAQLPVKYHQRATCMFDRHGLLALLAGRFLAFVRTLLPTMAGISGLSNRRFQFFNWLSGLLWVTVVTSFGYALSMIPFVKRHEDQVMTFLMILPVALLVAGLLGTLVVVIKKKYCNA, from the coding sequence ATGGCTGTCATTCAAGATATTATCGCCGCGCTCTGGCAACATGATTTTGCCGCGCTGGCGAATCCACATGTTGTTAGCGTCGTTTACTTTGTTATGTTCGCCACGCTATTTTTAGAAAATGGCCTGCTACCGGCGTCCTTCTTACCCGGCGACAGCCTGCTACTGCTGGCGGGTGCGCTAATCGCTCAGGACGTGATGCATTTTTTGCCGACGATTGCCATTCTTACCGCCGCAGCAAGCCTTGGTTGTTGGCTAAGTTATATTCAGGGGCGCTGGCTCGGTAACACGCGTACAGTAAAAAGCTGGCTGGCGCAGCTTCCCGTTAAATATCATCAGCGCGCGACCTGCATGTTTGACCGTCACGGTTTATTGGCGCTGCTTGCCGGGCGCTTTCTGGCGTTTGTACGTACCCTACTGCCGACAATGGCGGGTATTTCTGGTCTTTCCAACCGTCGGTTTCAGTTTTTTAACTGGTTAAGCGGCCTGCTGTGGGTGACCGTCGTGACCAGCTTCGGCTACGCGCTTAGTATGATTCCATTTGTGAAGCGTCATGAAGATCAAGTGATGACCTTTTTGATGATCCTTCCCGTCGCGCTGCTGGTTGCCGGGCTATTAGGTACGCTGGTTGTCGTGATTAAAAAGAAATATTGCAACGCCTGA
- a CDS encoding AraC family transcriptional regulator, with protein MNREAICLQLADKINYLKNNDKKISERLSGIRLLYGVEPGPRTPVMYQPGIIFLFSGHKIGYINEREFRYDANEYLLLTVPLPFECETYATPEVPLAGIRLDIDMLQLQELLMDIGEDERFQRPVAASGINSATLSDEILCAVERLLDVMERPLDARILGKQIIREILYHVLMGPRGGALLALVSRQTHFSLISRVLKQIEMKYTESLNVEQLAAEANMSVSAFHHNFKAVTSTSPLQYLKSYRLHKARMMMIHDGMKASAAAMRVGYESASQFSREFKRYFGLTPGEDAARMRTMQGN; from the coding sequence ATGAATCGTGAAGCAATTTGCTTACAGCTGGCGGATAAAATTAATTATTTGAAAAATAATGATAAAAAAATTAGTGAGCGGCTGTCGGGTATTCGTCTGTTATATGGTGTTGAACCGGGGCCGCGTACGCCGGTCATGTATCAGCCTGGCATCATATTTCTCTTTTCCGGGCATAAAATTGGCTATATCAACGAACGCGAGTTTCGCTACGATGCTAACGAATATCTCTTACTGACCGTACCGCTCCCTTTTGAATGCGAAACCTACGCGACGCCAGAGGTGCCGCTGGCGGGGATTCGGCTTGATATTGATATGCTGCAATTGCAAGAGCTGCTTATGGACATTGGCGAAGATGAGCGTTTCCAGCGTCCGGTGGCCGCCAGCGGGATTAACTCCGCCACGCTGTCGGACGAGATTTTATGCGCGGTGGAAAGATTGCTTGATGTGATGGAACGTCCGCTGGATGCGCGAATTCTGGGAAAACAAATTATTCGCGAAATTCTTTATCATGTCCTGATGGGGCCACGCGGCGGGGCGCTGCTTGCTCTGGTTAGCCGCCAGACGCACTTTAGCCTGATTAGCCGCGTACTTAAACAAATCGAAATGAAATACACCGAGAGCCTGAATGTTGAGCAACTGGCGGCGGAAGCAAACATGAGCGTATCGGCGTTTCATCATAATTTTAAGGCGGTTACCAGCACTTCGCCATTGCAGTATTTAAAAAGCTACCGACTACATAAGGCGCGGATGATGATGATTCATGACGGTATGAAAGCCAGCGCCGCAGCGATGCGGGTTGGCTATGAGAGCGCATCGCAATTTAGTCGGGAGTTTAAACGCTATTTTGGCCTTACGCCGGGCGAAGATGCGGCCCGAATGCGGACAATGCAAGGAAATTAG
- the yqhD gene encoding alcohol dehydrogenase, which yields MNNFKLHTPTRILFGKGAIVDLRDQIPQDARVLITYGGGSVKKTGVLAQVQEALKGLDVREFGGIEPNPSYETLMKAVQLVRDENITFLLAVGGGSVLDGTKFIAAAAQYADGVDPWHILETGGAEIRDAIPMGSVLTLPATGSESNAGAVISRKTTGDKQAFHSSFVQPVFAVLDPVYTYTLPPRQVANGVVDAFVHTVEQYVTYPVNGKIQDRFAEGILLTLIEEGPKALQEPENYDVRANVMWAATQALNGLIGAGVPQDWATHMLGHELTAMHGLDHAQTLAIILPALWNEKRDVKRTKLLQYAERVWNITTGSDDERIDAAIAATRRFFEQMGVPTRLSDYSLDGSSIPALLAKLEAHGCTNLGENQDITLEVSRRIYEAAR from the coding sequence ATGAACAATTTTAAATTACATACCCCCACTCGCATCCTGTTTGGTAAAGGCGCTATCGTCGATCTCCGCGATCAGATCCCGCAGGACGCCCGCGTGCTGATTACCTATGGCGGCGGTAGCGTGAAAAAGACCGGCGTACTGGCGCAGGTACAGGAAGCGTTAAAGGGGCTGGACGTTCGCGAGTTTGGCGGTATTGAACCGAACCCGTCATACGAAACGCTGATGAAGGCCGTTCAACTTGTGCGCGACGAGAATATTACGTTCCTGCTGGCTGTGGGCGGCGGTTCTGTACTGGATGGCACCAAATTTATTGCCGCAGCGGCGCAGTATGCGGACGGCGTCGATCCATGGCACATTCTGGAAACTGGCGGTGCTGAGATTCGTGACGCAATCCCGATGGGGTCTGTGCTGACCCTACCGGCAACCGGCTCAGAATCGAACGCCGGCGCCGTCATTTCCCGTAAAACCACTGGCGACAAACAGGCCTTCCACTCCTCGTTCGTGCAACCGGTGTTTGCCGTACTGGACCCGGTCTACACTTATACATTACCGCCGCGCCAGGTTGCGAATGGCGTCGTGGATGCTTTCGTCCACACCGTTGAACAGTACGTTACTTATCCGGTTAACGGCAAAATTCAGGATCGTTTCGCCGAAGGCATCTTACTCACGCTCATCGAAGAAGGTCCAAAAGCGCTGCAAGAGCCTGAAAATTATGACGTCCGCGCTAACGTGATGTGGGCCGCTACCCAGGCGCTGAATGGCCTGATTGGTGCTGGCGTCCCGCAGGACTGGGCAACACATATGCTGGGTCATGAGCTTACAGCGATGCACGGTCTCGATCATGCCCAGACTCTGGCTATCATTCTACCTGCGCTGTGGAACGAAAAACGCGATGTTAAACGCACAAAACTCCTGCAATACGCGGAACGTGTATGGAATATCACTACCGGTTCCGACGACGAGCGCATTGATGCTGCTATTGCCGCCACCCGCCGTTTCTTTGAACAAATGGGCGTACCGACCCGTCTGTCCGATTACAGTCTGGATGGCAGTTCTATTCCAGCATTACTGGCCAAACTGGAGGCGCATGGTTGCACAAATTTAGGCGAAAATCAGGATATTACGCTGGAAGTCAGCCGTCGGATTTATGAAGCGGCACGCTAA
- the dkgA gene encoding 2,5-didehydrogluconate reductase DkgA: MANPTIIRLQDGNVMPQLGLGVWKASNEEVITAIHKALEVGYRSIDTATAYQNEEGVGKAIKEASVARDELFITTKLWNDDQKRPREALQESLRKLQLDYLDLYLMHWPVPAIDHYVEAWQGMIDLQKEGLVKSIGVCNFQIPHLQRLIDETGVTPVINQIELHPLMQQRQLHAWNATHKIQTESWSPLAQGGEGVFDQKVIRELADKYGKTPAQIVIRWHLDCGLVVIPKSVTPSRIAENFAVWDFRLDKDELSEIAKLDQGKRLGPDPDQFGG, translated from the coding sequence ATGGCTAATCCAACCATTATCAGGCTACAGGATGGCAACGTAATGCCGCAACTTGGGCTGGGCGTCTGGAAAGCAAGCAATGAAGAGGTGATCACCGCGATTCATAAAGCGCTGGAGGTGGGTTATCGCTCGATTGATACCGCCACAGCGTATCAGAATGAAGAAGGCGTCGGCAAAGCGATAAAAGAAGCGAGCGTCGCGCGGGATGAGCTGTTTATCACCACCAAGTTGTGGAATGACGATCAGAAACGTCCCCGTGAAGCGTTGCAGGAAAGTCTGAGAAAACTCCAGCTTGATTATCTCGATCTCTATCTGATGCACTGGCCCGTTCCGGCTATCGACCACTATGTGGAAGCCTGGCAGGGTATGATCGATCTGCAAAAAGAGGGACTGGTAAAGAGTATAGGAGTCTGTAACTTTCAGATCCCTCACCTCCAGCGCCTGATTGATGAAACTGGCGTTACCCCGGTGATTAACCAGATAGAGTTACACCCTCTGATGCAGCAGCGACAGCTACATGCGTGGAATGCGACACATAAAATCCAGACCGAGTCCTGGAGTCCGCTGGCGCAGGGCGGCGAAGGCGTATTCGATCAGAAAGTGATTCGCGAGCTGGCGGATAAATATGGCAAAACGCCTGCCCAGATCGTGATTCGCTGGCATCTGGACTGCGGACTGGTCGTGATCCCAAAATCCGTTACTCCATCTCGTATTGCGGAAAACTTTGCTGTCTGGGATTTCCGTCTCGATAAAGATGAATTAAGCGAAATCGCAAAACTGGATCAAGGAAAACGTCTTGGCCCCGATCCGGATCAGTTCGGCGGCTAA
- a CDS encoding HIT family protein → MTCIFCQIVENKAPCHKVWEDEHHLAFLSIFPNTDGFTVVIPKKHYPSYAFDLPPQALADLMLATQKVAKLLDKAFVDVGRTGMFFEGFGVDHVHSKLSPMHGTANLSEWKPIESRQNKFFERYEGYLSSHDHERADDEKLAALAARIRQVQV, encoded by the coding sequence ATGACCTGCATTTTCTGTCAAATAGTTGAAAATAAAGCGCCTTGTCATAAAGTTTGGGAAGATGAGCATCACCTGGCTTTTTTATCCATTTTTCCGAATACCGATGGGTTTACCGTGGTGATCCCGAAAAAACATTACCCCAGCTACGCGTTCGATCTGCCACCGCAGGCGCTGGCGGATCTGATGCTGGCGACGCAAAAAGTGGCGAAGCTACTGGATAAGGCATTTGTGGACGTGGGCCGTACCGGGATGTTTTTTGAGGGATTTGGCGTCGATCATGTACACAGTAAGCTAAGTCCGATGCACGGCACAGCTAATCTGAGCGAATGGAAGCCTATCGAATCGCGACAGAATAAATTTTTCGAGCGCTACGAGGGATATCTCTCATCGCATGATCATGAACGGGCGGATGATGAAAAACTGGCCGCGCTGGCGGCCAGAATTCGACAAGTCCAGGTGTAA
- a CDS encoding YgiQ family radical SAM protein, producing the protein MSAISLIQPDRDLFSWPQYWAACFGPAPFLPMSRDEMDQLGWDSCDIILVTGDAYVDHPSFGMAICGRMLEAQGFRVGIIAQPDWNSKDDFMRLGKPNLFFGVTAGNMDSMINRYTADRRLRHDDAYTPDNVAGKRPDRATLVYTQRCKEAWKDVPVILGGIEASLRRTAHYDYWSDTVRRSVLVDSKADMLMFGNGERPLVEVAHRLAMGETIDQIRDVRNTAIMVKEALPGWSGVDSTRLDTPGKIDPIPHPYGEDLPCADNKPVAPKKQEAKAITVQPPRPKPWEKTYILLPSFEKVKGDKVLYAHASRILHHETNPGCARALMQKHGDRYVWINPPAIPLSTEEMDSVFALPYKRVPHPAYGNARIPAYEMIRFSINIMRGCFGGCSFCSITEHEGRIIQSRSEDSIINEIEAIRDTVPGFTGVISDLGGPTANMYMLRCKSPRAEQTCRRLSCVYPDICPHMDTDHTPTINLYRRARELKGIKKILIASGVRYDIAVEDPRYIKELASHHVGGYLKIAPEHTETGPLSKMMKPGMGSYDRFKELFDLYSKQAGKEQYLIPYFISAHPGTRDEDMVNLALWLKRHRFRLDQVQNFYPSPLANSTTMYYTGKNPLGKIGYKSEEVVVPKGDKQRRLHKALLRYHDPANWPIIRQALEAMGKKHLIGGRRECLVPAPTLEEMREARRQNRHTRPALTKHTPVAHQRQGLAANKKRGKVTDR; encoded by the coding sequence ATGAGCGCAATATCCCTGATCCAACCGGATCGCGACCTTTTCTCCTGGCCGCAGTACTGGGCCGCCTGTTTTGGGCCCGCGCCGTTTTTGCCGATGTCACGTGATGAAATGGATCAACTTGGCTGGGATAGCTGCGACATTATTTTGGTGACGGGCGACGCGTATGTCGATCATCCAAGCTTTGGCATGGCCATTTGTGGTCGTATGCTGGAAGCACAGGGTTTCCGTGTAGGGATCATTGCCCAGCCGGACTGGAACAGCAAAGATGACTTTATGCGTCTGGGTAAGCCGAATCTGTTTTTCGGCGTCACCGCGGGTAACATGGATTCGATGATTAACCGCTATACCGCTGATCGCCGTCTGCGCCATGATGACGCCTATACACCGGATAACGTGGCGGGAAAGCGCCCGGATCGCGCTACCCTGGTTTACACCCAGCGCTGTAAAGAGGCGTGGAAAGATGTGCCGGTGATCCTCGGCGGGATCGAAGCCAGCCTGCGCCGTACCGCACATTACGATTACTGGTCTGACACCGTACGCCGCTCAGTATTAGTCGACTCCAAAGCCGACATGTTGATGTTCGGCAACGGCGAACGTCCGCTGGTGGAGGTCGCGCACCGTCTGGCGATGGGCGAAACCATCGATCAGATTCGCGATGTGCGTAATACCGCGATTATGGTCAAAGAAGCCTTGCCTGGCTGGAGCGGCGTGGATTCCACTCGCCTGGACACGCCGGGGAAAATTGATCCGATCCCACATCCGTATGGTGAGGACTTGCCGTGTGCGGATAATAAGCCGGTCGCGCCGAAAAAGCAGGAGGCGAAGGCGATTACCGTGCAGCCGCCGCGTCCGAAGCCGTGGGAAAAAACATACATCCTGTTGCCGTCCTTTGAAAAAGTGAAGGGCGATAAGGTACTGTACGCACACGCTTCGCGTATTCTGCATCACGAAACTAACCCCGGCTGCGCCCGGGCACTGATGCAAAAACATGGCGACCGCTATGTCTGGATTAACCCGCCTGCGATCCCGCTGTCCACTGAAGAGATGGATAGCGTGTTTGCACTGCCATACAAGCGTGTACCGCACCCGGCTTACGGTAATGCCCGCATTCCGGCTTATGAGATGATCCGCTTTTCGATCAATATCATGCGTGGCTGTTTTGGCGGGTGCTCTTTCTGCTCGATCACTGAACATGAAGGGCGCATCATTCAGAGCCGCTCGGAAGACTCCATCATCAATGAGATCGAAGCTATCCGCGATACGGTGCCGGGGTTTACCGGCGTGATCTCCGATCTGGGCGGACCTACGGCCAACATGTACATGCTGCGCTGTAAGTCGCCGCGCGCAGAACAGACCTGCCGTCGCCTGTCATGCGTCTATCCGGATATCTGTCCGCATATGGATACTGACCATACGCCGACAATTAATCTCTATCGCCGCGCTCGCGAGCTGAAAGGTATTAAGAAAATTTTAATTGCCTCCGGCGTACGCTATGACATTGCCGTGGAAGATCCTCGCTATATTAAAGAGCTGGCGAGCCATCATGTGGGCGGCTATCTGAAGATTGCGCCGGAGCATACCGAAACAGGCCCGCTGTCGAAAATGATGAAGCCGGGTATGGGCAGCTATGATCGTTTTAAGGAGCTATTTGACCTTTACTCTAAACAGGCAGGGAAAGAGCAGTATCTGATCCCGTATTTCATCTCCGCCCATCCGGGAACACGGGATGAAGATATGGTCAATCTGGCGCTGTGGCTGAAACGCCACCGCTTCCGTTTGGATCAGGTGCAGAACTTCTATCCGTCGCCGCTGGCGAACTCGACCACCATGTATTACACCGGCAAAAACCCGCTGGGTAAGATTGGCTATAAGAGTGAAGAGGTTGTGGTGCCTAAGGGTGACAAACAGCGCCGTCTGCATAAGGCGCTGCTGCGCTATCACGATCCGGCGAACTGGCCAATCATTCGCCAGGCCCTGGAAGCGATGGGGAAAAAGCATCTGATCGGCGGTCGCCGTGAATGCCTGGTGCCCGCGCCAACCCTTGAAGAGATGCGTGAAGCGCGCCGCCAGAACCGCCATACTCGCCCGGCGTTGACTAAACATACGCCGGTGGCGCATCAGCGGCAGGGACTTGCCGCCAACAAGAAGCGCGGTAAGGTTACCGATCGTTAA